A window of Candidatus Dormiibacterota bacterium contains these coding sequences:
- the cmk gene encoding (d)CMP kinase: MSIPAHLQIAIDGPAASGKTTVARRLASQLRILYLDTGAMYRALAYLALQTRNEADNEGALLRLLEQHEIRVSSDAAAPLGFRIFAGDRELGEAVLQSNEVTAIVSTIAAHPKIREAMVHAQRRIAQEGPVVMAGRDIGTVVLPLAQVKIFLTASVGARVERRRVQLEAAGVDVNEHRLAEEIEERDRLDRSRAVSPLVPAPDAHIVDSSAIGIERVLEEIAAIVERSR, translated from the coding sequence ATGAGCATCCCGGCCCACCTCCAGATCGCGATCGACGGCCCCGCCGCATCGGGCAAGACCACGGTCGCGCGTCGCCTTGCATCCCAGCTTCGCATCCTCTATCTCGACACGGGTGCGATGTATCGCGCGCTCGCGTATTTAGCGCTGCAGACGCGCAATGAAGCGGACAACGAGGGGGCGTTGTTGCGGCTGCTCGAGCAACACGAGATTCGCGTAAGCTCCGACGCAGCCGCGCCGTTAGGATTTCGCATTTTCGCGGGCGATCGCGAACTCGGCGAGGCGGTCTTGCAGTCGAACGAAGTGACGGCTATCGTTTCGACGATCGCCGCGCATCCGAAGATCCGCGAAGCGATGGTCCACGCGCAGCGGCGCATCGCGCAAGAAGGTCCGGTCGTGATGGCGGGGCGAGACATCGGAACGGTGGTACTGCCGCTCGCGCAGGTGAAAATTTTCTTGACCGCGTCGGTCGGCGCGCGTGTCGAGCGACGCCGCGTGCAGTTGGAGGCAGCGGGCGTGGACGTCAACGAGCACCGGTTGGCCGAGGAGATCGAGGAACGCGATCGGCTCGATCGTAGTCGCGCGGTTTCGCCGCTAGTCCCGGCGCCCGACGCGCACATCGTCGATTCGAGTGCGATTGGGATCGAGCGCGTCCTCGAAGAGATTGCCGCAATCGTCGAGCGGTCGCGGTGA
- a CDS encoding alkaline phosphatase family protein gives MPGKAVVIASLGLLICASSCAGAVSPGPPGAVPVNVPAGVAARGYVDHVVVIVQENRTFDDIFGGYPGGPTPFAGADSTISGPIVNDLRQAGFDTAVPDNGQDPFRCLQVHNFDAPTWEALVNGAWPTAPPGGPAPCPTSAPASNPDTPFRPDRDALTIIRQSDRLGYWGIARAYELGDEFFAVQSSNSFPGHQYIVALNSQNDLAQQIDDVPSPSPSPGAASAPPPNCGSTVPVDSVATPVLDLVTGFTDWQLEGETGICWSGVTFADRLNARGVSWRHYSTDSTTGVFDGFINFRAWYPLTKIVPGSPFRIARTDLETDIRGNDLPQFTWVKPPCIYFSDHPGTSQSPVGGQDWVSSVIDWIGENPTLWPHTVIFVVWDDWGGFYDHVTPPSAMPGTITPGMREPFLVISPYNRANGTVIHSTATYASVLKFVEDLYGMQPLNQLDANAPDLAPYFDFRPSNSAFRPVLPINPSFNAPRDCAVNPGIPANQVDR, from the coding sequence GTGCCGGGGAAAGCCGTCGTTATCGCCAGCTTGGGCCTGCTGATCTGCGCGTCATCGTGCGCCGGAGCGGTTAGCCCCGGCCCTCCGGGTGCCGTTCCGGTAAACGTTCCCGCAGGCGTCGCCGCGCGCGGCTATGTCGATCACGTGGTCGTAATCGTGCAAGAGAATCGCACCTTCGACGATATCTTCGGCGGCTATCCGGGCGGCCCGACGCCCTTTGCCGGGGCCGACAGCACGATCTCCGGACCGATCGTGAACGATCTGCGCCAAGCCGGTTTCGATACCGCCGTTCCGGATAACGGCCAAGACCCGTTCCGTTGCCTGCAAGTCCACAATTTCGACGCACCAACCTGGGAAGCACTGGTCAACGGCGCTTGGCCGACGGCACCACCAGGCGGCCCCGCACCGTGTCCCACATCGGCGCCCGCAAGCAATCCGGATACGCCGTTTCGCCCGGATCGCGACGCACTCACCATTATCCGGCAAAGCGACAGGCTCGGATACTGGGGCATCGCACGGGCGTACGAACTGGGTGACGAGTTTTTTGCGGTACAGAGTTCCAATTCGTTTCCGGGGCATCAGTATATCGTGGCGCTTAATTCGCAGAACGACCTCGCGCAGCAGATCGACGATGTCCCCAGCCCATCGCCTTCTCCCGGAGCGGCGAGCGCCCCGCCACCCAACTGCGGCTCGACGGTGCCCGTCGACAGCGTCGCGACGCCGGTTCTCGATCTCGTTACCGGCTTTACCGATTGGCAACTCGAGGGTGAGACCGGCATTTGCTGGAGCGGCGTGACGTTCGCCGACCGCTTGAACGCGCGCGGCGTTAGTTGGCGGCACTACAGCACCGACTCGACGACGGGCGTCTTCGACGGCTTCATCAACTTCCGCGCGTGGTATCCGCTCACCAAAATCGTTCCCGGTTCTCCCTTCCGCATCGCGCGGACGGATCTCGAAACGGATATCCGGGGTAACGACCTGCCGCAATTCACGTGGGTCAAACCTCCGTGCATCTACTTCTCCGATCACCCCGGCACGTCGCAGAGTCCCGTCGGCGGGCAAGACTGGGTCAGCTCCGTCATCGATTGGATCGGCGAGAATCCGACGCTGTGGCCGCACACCGTTATCTTCGTCGTGTGGGACGATTGGGGCGGCTTCTACGATCACGTGACGCCGCCAAGCGCCATGCCCGGCACCATAACGCCCGGCATGCGCGAGCCGTTCTTGGTGATTTCCCCATACAATCGCGCGAACGGAACGGTGATCCATTCGACGGCAACGTACGCATCGGTGTTAAAATTCGTCGAAGACTTGTACGGCATGCAGCCGCTCAATCAACTCGACGCCAACGCGCCGGATCTCGCACCCTATTTCGATTTCCGTCCGTCGAACTCGGCGTTCCGTCCCGTGCTGCCCATCAATCCTTCGTTCAACGCGCCACGCGACTGCGCGGTCAACCCGGGCATTCCGGCGAATCAGGTCGACCGCTAG
- a CDS encoding NAD(P)-dependent alcohol dehydrogenase yields the protein MKAYRLLADGPRIEDVPTPEPGNGEVLLKIAGAGACHSDLHVVAGVAAGKSPWAPPFTLGHENTGWVAAIGAGVKGVSEGEAYAVYAAWACGRCAACAVSAENYCLNQRDMRGCGLGEDGGMAEYMIVPAARYLVPLGDLEPRDAAPLSDAGLTPYHAIQRSLLLLAPDATAVVIGVGGLGHMAVQILRAMTSVRIIAVDISLERLALARSLGADDIVVSNEDALATVLELLRGQADVVLDFVGVQATVDLARKLVRPNGDCTIVGLGGGTLPVSQGKVSWGARVSMPLYGSIAELREVIALARRGYIHAHVSRFPLERAHEAYAQMEAGTFEGRAVILPNG from the coding sequence ATGAAGGCGTATCGGCTGCTCGCGGACGGCCCGCGAATCGAAGACGTTCCAACTCCGGAGCCGGGCAACGGAGAGGTGCTGCTCAAGATCGCGGGAGCCGGGGCCTGCCACTCCGATCTCCACGTCGTCGCTGGCGTGGCCGCTGGAAAGTCGCCGTGGGCGCCGCCGTTTACCCTGGGGCATGAGAACACCGGATGGGTCGCCGCAATCGGCGCCGGCGTGAAAGGTGTGAGCGAAGGCGAAGCCTATGCCGTGTACGCTGCTTGGGCTTGCGGGCGGTGCGCCGCTTGCGCGGTATCGGCCGAGAATTATTGCCTCAACCAGCGCGACATGCGCGGATGCGGCCTGGGAGAGGACGGCGGAATGGCCGAGTACATGATCGTTCCGGCGGCCCGCTACCTCGTGCCGTTGGGCGATCTGGAGCCGCGCGATGCCGCGCCCCTATCGGACGCGGGCCTCACCCCCTATCACGCGATCCAACGTTCGCTCCTTCTGCTTGCGCCGGATGCGACCGCGGTGGTCATCGGCGTCGGCGGGCTCGGCCACATGGCGGTCCAGATCCTGCGAGCGATGACCAGCGTCCGCATTATCGCGGTCGACATCTCGCTCGAACGCTTGGCGCTGGCGCGCTCTCTCGGCGCCGACGACATCGTTGTTTCCAACGAGGACGCGCTCGCGACCGTGCTGGAACTCTTGCGCGGCCAAGCTGACGTCGTGCTCGATTTCGTCGGCGTTCAGGCGACCGTCGATCTCGCTCGCAAGCTGGTACGGCCCAACGGCGATTGCACCATCGTCGGGCTCGGGGGCGGAACCCTGCCGGTCTCGCAGGGTAAAGTATCGTGGGGGGCACGCGTCTCGATGCCGCTCTACGGCTCGATCGCCGAGCTTCGCGAGGTGATCGCCTTGGCGCGGCGGGGCTACATCCACGCGCACGTCAGTCGCTTTCCGCTCGAGCGCGCGCACGAAGCATACGCGCAGATGGAAGCGGGTACGTTCGAAGGGCGGGCGGTCATCCTTCCGAACGGCTAA
- a CDS encoding STAS domain-containing protein: protein MSTFDYGLAYLRGEFDLADQDRLDAALTTIAGARTAILDLRYMTYMDSTVLRCFTRFHSDRARTSDAAPRLLFEPTQAIARILHITGLDTIFPPAQPDELLDRPVGPPAGLDAESASSAIAIYREEGPEGGRWVFF, encoded by the coding sequence ATGTCTACCTTCGACTACGGCTTGGCGTATCTGCGCGGCGAGTTTGACCTCGCCGATCAGGATCGGCTCGATGCGGCTCTGACCACGATTGCGGGGGCGCGGACGGCCATCCTCGACCTGCGCTACATGACGTACATGGATTCAACCGTGTTGCGCTGCTTCACGCGCTTTCACAGCGACCGCGCGCGGACGAGCGACGCCGCGCCGCGCCTGTTGTTCGAGCCGACGCAGGCGATTGCCCGGATATTGCACATCACCGGCCTGGACACGATCTTTCCGCCGGCGCAGCCCGACGAATTGCTGGATCGGCCGGTCGGGCCGCCTGCTGGCTTGGACGCCGAGTCCGCATCCTCGGCGATTGCGATCTACCGGGAGGAAGGGCCCGAAGGCGGACGCTGGGTGTTTTTCTAG
- the ftcD gene encoding glutamate formimidoyltransferase: protein MATYEIVPNLSEGRDAATIDAAIHAVEHAGARVLHRTSDPVHHRSVLTIAGSAPAVLEAAVALAGVAAERIDLREHRGVHPRIGALDVLPFVPLQGGSMEEAVSLAHAAGTRIWERYRIPSFFYARAARSPERTLLASVRRGEFEGLEARFADPAWLPDRGDIAAHPSAGAIAIGARPILIAFNIELAGGDLSIARAIAKQLRERDGGLRTLRALGLRLRDDLVQISLNVTDYHATPLHRIVELVRGLARAHGTRVVRSELIGLMPREAAAAAAHYYLGVSPPKPESISNS from the coding sequence TTGGCCACGTACGAGATCGTTCCAAATCTCTCCGAAGGGCGCGATGCCGCAACGATCGACGCGGCGATTCACGCCGTCGAACACGCGGGAGCGCGGGTGTTGCACCGCACGAGCGACCCCGTGCATCATCGCAGCGTTCTCACGATCGCCGGATCCGCACCGGCGGTACTCGAGGCGGCGGTCGCGTTGGCGGGCGTAGCGGCGGAGCGCATCGATCTGCGCGAACATCGCGGCGTGCACCCGCGCATCGGCGCGCTCGACGTGTTGCCGTTCGTTCCGCTGCAAGGCGGATCGATGGAAGAGGCGGTCTCGCTCGCGCACGCGGCCGGAACCCGAATCTGGGAGCGTTATCGTATTCCCAGCTTCTTCTATGCGCGTGCCGCGCGCTCGCCGGAGCGCACGTTACTGGCAAGCGTGCGGCGCGGCGAATTCGAAGGCCTCGAAGCGCGCTTTGCCGACCCGGCTTGGCTTCCCGATCGCGGCGATATCGCAGCCCACCCGAGCGCGGGAGCGATCGCCATCGGAGCGCGCCCGATCCTGATCGCGTTCAATATCGAATTGGCCGGCGGCGATCTGAGCATCGCGCGCGCGATCGCGAAGCAGCTGCGCGAACGAGACGGCGGCCTGCGCACGCTGCGGGCGCTGGGCCTCCGGCTGCGGGACGACTTGGTCCAAATATCGCTCAACGTCACCGATTACCACGCCACGCCGCTCCACCGCATCGTCGAACTGGTTCGAGGACTCGCACGCGCCCACGGTACGCGCGTCGTACGGAGCGAATTGATCGGACTCATGCCCCGAGAGGCCGCGGCCGCGGCCGCACATTACTACCTCGGCGTATCCCCGCCGAAACCGGAGAGTATCAGCAACTCGTGA
- the radA gene encoding DNA repair protein RadA → MAKTRAVYFCNACGFEAPRWLGRCPQCEAWNSFDERAFSVAAPRAGRAAAAPRQAAVGPIPLHRIDGGKIARIHTGMPEFDAVVGGGIVPGSLTLVGGPPGAGKSTLLLQIAGRLAQAGTVVYVCGEESAGQVKLRAQRLGVAQGEAAGADRLLVHAETNLRSVLDQLERIDPIAVIVDSIQTVWLPESEAYAGSITQVRDCTQALMEFSKRTGCASFIVGHVTKDGAIAGPRLLEHLVDTVLYFEGESTGEYRILRAYKNRFGSIDEICVLSMHDSGLQEVANPSELFLAGRDARPSGSCVVASIVGSRPVLIEVQALVGEASYGTPRRLANNLDQQRLAMILAVLERRVGLHLGTHDVYASVAGGLRVSEPAADLGIALAIASSFRNIPLPADAVAFGELGLSGEVRAVNAADRREAEARKLGYTTVFSPANARDVSGAIRSALG, encoded by the coding sequence GTGGCCAAAACGCGCGCGGTATATTTTTGCAATGCCTGCGGTTTCGAAGCGCCGCGCTGGCTCGGGCGTTGCCCGCAGTGCGAAGCTTGGAACTCCTTCGACGAACGAGCCTTTTCGGTCGCGGCGCCGCGAGCGGGCCGCGCGGCTGCCGCACCGCGGCAAGCAGCGGTTGGCCCCATTCCGCTTCACCGAATCGACGGTGGGAAAATCGCCCGCATTCATACCGGTATGCCGGAGTTCGATGCAGTCGTCGGCGGCGGAATCGTCCCCGGAAGCCTGACCCTGGTAGGTGGGCCGCCGGGCGCCGGAAAGTCCACCCTGCTCCTGCAGATCGCCGGGCGGCTCGCGCAGGCGGGGACCGTCGTTTACGTCTGCGGCGAAGAATCCGCCGGCCAGGTCAAGCTCCGAGCCCAGCGACTCGGCGTAGCCCAAGGCGAAGCCGCCGGAGCCGACCGTTTGCTGGTGCATGCCGAGACCAATCTGCGGTCGGTCCTCGACCAACTCGAACGTATCGACCCGATCGCGGTCATCGTCGACTCGATTCAGACCGTCTGGTTGCCGGAGTCGGAGGCCTATGCGGGCAGCATCACCCAGGTTCGCGACTGCACGCAGGCGCTCATGGAGTTTTCGAAGCGCACCGGATGTGCGAGTTTTATCGTCGGACACGTCACCAAAGACGGCGCGATCGCCGGCCCGCGCCTGCTCGAGCACTTGGTCGACACCGTCCTGTACTTCGAAGGCGAATCGACCGGAGAGTATCGGATCCTGCGCGCCTACAAGAACCGCTTCGGCTCGATCGACGAGATCTGCGTGCTCTCGATGCACGATAGCGGATTGCAGGAGGTTGCCAACCCGTCGGAACTCTTTCTTGCCGGACGAGACGCCCGCCCGAGCGGTTCGTGCGTCGTTGCATCGATCGTCGGCTCGCGGCCGGTGCTAATCGAGGTGCAAGCATTGGTCGGCGAAGCCAGTTACGGGACGCCTCGGCGCCTGGCCAACAATCTCGATCAACAGCGGCTCGCGATGATTCTCGCCGTTCTGGAACGGCGCGTCGGCCTGCATCTCGGCACGCACGACGTCTACGCATCGGTGGCAGGCGGATTGCGCGTAAGCGAGCCGGCGGCAGACCTGGGCATCGCTTTAGCGATCGCGTCCTCGTTTCGCAACATTCCGCTCCCGGCCGATGCGGTGGCGTTCGGCGAACTCGGCTTATCCGGAGAAGTCCGCGCCGTGAACGCTGCGGACCGCCGCGAAGCCGAGGCTCGCAAACTCGGGTACACGACGGTCTTCTCGCCCGCGAACGCTCGCGATGTCTCCGGCGCTATTCGCAGCGCGCTCGGATAG
- a CDS encoding pitrilysin family protein — translation MKRIFVLLAALCILTLQGAASAATGGPGDAGIFQTTLANGLKVVVVEDPIAPVVQTGVWYRFGSLEETPGKTGLAHALEHMMFRGTSHISSGGLDDIVTRMGAQMNGETNYDYTQFYFEMPADKLDVALYIESDRMQHLLLRESDWRIERGAVLNELEGDSGSPFFDLLKRVRAAAFPNQPAGRVPIGHKADVERATASDIATYYHEWYAPNNATLVVAGDVKHEAVFAKARQYFGAIPSRALPKHEDARPVPSHGAVVQSTLPFPFEVLDLAYAVPGDTEPGEPAISTLATLIENQRGPFYQALVQTNVALAVQANSDTQLKGGLLDVFIVLNPGHHGDEAQRIFQNTMDAQLRDGFSPDIVKAAQRLTIAERLFSADSVDGMGDLAGYTYGIVGEKIHDEDERLAALTPATILAAAKKYLSTPTVVGHLLSNTGQPSGSQKSTSAATDDFSKRVPNGPIIEPAWVRAAVRKPTTAQSHLMPTAFTLPNGIHVIVQQKADRQTFTLSGEIAASPAFAPAGKVGIIRLASAVADYGSQAYPFALRHKTTDDLGAFVTTGQSFSARGLAGDFDTIARVIADGEEHPTFAEPWFSLEREQLANSLQSEASISGVMIDRSYARLLEAPDDPSLREATPASVNSITRDDLLSFTKTYWRPDLTTIAVVGDITPERVRAVLGAAFAGWHAQGPTPNVHSKPLPPAQAGHDYVGTDTNQVYVRLGQAALSRTSKDYDTFLVLNQILGANGAFESRLWQGLRQKRGLVYSVGSSLSTDADRGDFRIELSAPPDHVVEAVRFIREQLRLLQTQPVTQTELTEAKGRLVSGALLSEASADGQVEQLMDIATNDLPLDYYRTLNERFAQITAADVQRVARTYLDPNRLIQVYAGPPGVWESQSL, via the coding sequence GTGAAACGCATTTTCGTCCTCCTCGCCGCACTCTGCATCCTCACGCTCCAGGGCGCTGCGTCCGCCGCGACCGGCGGCCCCGGCGACGCCGGCATTTTCCAAACGACGCTCGCCAATGGGCTCAAGGTGGTGGTCGTCGAAGATCCGATCGCTCCGGTGGTGCAAACGGGGGTCTGGTATCGCTTCGGCTCGCTCGAGGAAACGCCGGGGAAAACCGGCCTCGCCCACGCGCTCGAACACATGATGTTTCGGGGAACGAGCCACATTTCGTCGGGCGGTCTCGACGATATCGTCACGCGCATGGGCGCGCAGATGAACGGCGAGACCAATTACGATTACACACAGTTTTACTTCGAAATGCCGGCCGACAAGCTCGACGTCGCCCTCTACATCGAGTCCGACCGCATGCAGCACCTGCTCCTGCGAGAATCCGATTGGCGCATCGAGCGCGGGGCGGTGCTCAACGAACTCGAAGGCGATTCCGGTTCGCCGTTTTTCGATTTGCTCAAGCGCGTACGCGCCGCCGCATTCCCTAACCAGCCGGCCGGGCGCGTGCCGATCGGGCACAAAGCCGACGTGGAACGGGCCACCGCGAGCGACATTGCAACCTATTATCACGAGTGGTACGCGCCGAATAACGCCACGCTCGTCGTAGCGGGCGACGTCAAACACGAAGCCGTTTTCGCTAAAGCTCGCCAATATTTCGGAGCGATTCCTTCCCGCGCGCTGCCGAAACACGAAGACGCGCGGCCGGTGCCAAGCCACGGGGCGGTGGTGCAATCGACGCTCCCATTCCCGTTCGAAGTTCTCGATCTCGCATACGCCGTACCCGGGGACACCGAGCCCGGCGAGCCGGCGATCAGCACTCTGGCGACGCTGATCGAAAATCAGCGCGGCCCGTTCTACCAGGCGCTCGTCCAGACGAACGTCGCCCTCGCCGTGCAAGCCAACTCCGACACGCAGCTCAAGGGCGGCCTGCTCGACGTCTTCATCGTTCTCAACCCAGGGCACCACGGTGACGAAGCGCAGCGCATATTTCAGAATACGATGGACGCGCAGTTGCGCGACGGGTTTAGTCCGGATATCGTCAAAGCCGCGCAGCGCCTCACCATCGCCGAGCGTCTCTTTTCGGCCGACTCCGTCGACGGCATGGGCGATTTAGCCGGATATACCTATGGCATCGTAGGCGAAAAAATCCACGATGAGGACGAGCGCCTCGCGGCGCTCACGCCCGCGACGATTCTCGCCGCGGCAAAGAAGTACTTGAGTACCCCCACCGTCGTAGGCCATCTCCTTTCCAACACCGGCCAGCCCTCGGGTTCGCAAAAGAGTACTTCGGCGGCGACCGACGATTTCTCAAAACGCGTTCCCAACGGGCCGATCATCGAACCCGCCTGGGTGCGCGCCGCCGTGCGCAAACCTACGACCGCGCAAAGCCATCTGATGCCCACGGCGTTCACGCTGCCCAACGGCATCCATGTCATCGTGCAGCAAAAAGCCGACCGCCAGACGTTCACGCTCAGCGGCGAAATAGCCGCATCGCCCGCGTTTGCGCCGGCTGGAAAGGTCGGGATCATTCGCCTCGCATCGGCGGTAGCCGATTACGGGAGCCAAGCCTACCCCTTTGCATTGCGCCACAAAACCACCGACGACTTGGGCGCATTCGTGACCACCGGCCAGAGCTTCAGCGCTCGTGGGCTGGCCGGCGATTTCGATACGATCGCGCGCGTCATCGCCGATGGCGAGGAGCACCCGACCTTTGCGGAGCCCTGGTTCTCGCTCGAGCGCGAACAACTCGCGAACAGCCTGCAAAGCGAAGCGTCGATCTCCGGGGTGATGATCGATCGCTCGTACGCGCGGCTTCTGGAAGCACCCGACGATCCGAGCCTGCGCGAAGCGACGCCCGCATCCGTCAACTCCATCACGCGCGACGATCTCCTTTCATTCACCAAAACGTACTGGCGCCCGGACCTCACCACGATTGCGGTGGTCGGAGACATTACTCCGGAGCGAGTTCGAGCGGTGCTCGGCGCGGCGTTCGCCGGCTGGCACGCGCAAGGCCCCACGCCGAACGTACACAGCAAACCGCTGCCGCCCGCGCAAGCCGGACACGACTACGTGGGGACCGACACAAATCAGGTCTACGTGCGCTTGGGCCAAGCCGCACTCTCGCGTACGAGTAAGGACTACGATACGTTCCTGGTGCTCAATCAGATACTCGGCGCAAACGGTGCGTTTGAATCGCGACTCTGGCAGGGACTGCGCCAGAAACGCGGGCTCGTCTACAGCGTAGGCAGTTCGCTCTCCACCGATGCGGATCGCGGCGATTTCCGCATCGAGTTGAGCGCACCACCCGATCATGTGGTCGAAGCGGTCCGCTTCATTCGCGAGCAACTGCGGCTGCTGCAGACGCAGCCCGTAACCCAAACGGAACTCACCGAGGCCAAGGGGCGATTGGTAAGCGGCGCACTGCTCTCCGAAGCATCGGCCGACGGACAAGTCGAGCAACTGATGGATATCGCCACCAACGACTTACCGCTGGACTATTACCGCACGTTGAACGAACGCTTTGCGCAGATCACGGCAGCCGACGTGCAACGCGTTGCGAGAACGTACCTCGATCCCAATCGATTGATTCAAGTCTACGCAGGACCGCCCGGCGTGTGGGAGTCGCAGAGCCTGTAA
- a CDS encoding 2,3,4,5-tetrahydropyridine-2,6-dicarboxylate N-succinyltransferase — MRRNDSLVMDFEQLRGQIEALAAGNGDPRGREGRAIDDAIEALDEGLLRACEPDADGVWQTNVWVKQAILLYFARCESHWIGDRDRDGLVYFDKLPVKKNYKKLGVRCVPPGVARYGSFLGNGTILMPGYVNIGAYVDEGSMIDTWATVGSCAQIGKGVHLSGGVGIGGVLEPPQASPVIIEDGAFVGSRCIVVEGVHVEREAVLGAGVVLTASTPIVDVRATEAVTSKGRIPARAVVIPGTLPKRFPAGEYGVPCALIIGTRTEATDRKTSLNAALREYEVAV, encoded by the coding sequence GTGCGCCGTAACGATAGCCTCGTTATGGATTTTGAGCAATTGCGCGGGCAGATCGAAGCGTTGGCTGCGGGGAACGGCGATCCGCGTGGCCGCGAAGGGCGTGCCATCGACGATGCGATCGAAGCGCTCGACGAAGGCCTGCTTCGCGCGTGCGAGCCCGACGCCGACGGCGTATGGCAGACGAACGTCTGGGTGAAGCAAGCAATCTTGCTCTATTTTGCGCGGTGCGAATCGCATTGGATCGGCGACCGCGACCGCGACGGGCTCGTCTATTTCGATAAGTTGCCGGTCAAGAAAAATTACAAAAAGCTCGGCGTGCGTTGCGTTCCACCCGGCGTCGCACGGTACGGAAGTTTCCTCGGGAACGGCACGATTTTGATGCCGGGCTACGTGAACATCGGTGCGTACGTCGACGAAGGCAGCATGATCGACACGTGGGCAACCGTTGGATCGTGCGCGCAGATCGGCAAGGGCGTGCACCTTTCGGGCGGCGTCGGCATCGGCGGCGTGCTCGAACCGCCGCAGGCCTCACCGGTCATCATCGAAGACGGCGCCTTCGTCGGCTCGCGCTGCATCGTCGTTGAAGGCGTGCATGTCGAGCGCGAAGCGGTACTCGGTGCCGGCGTCGTGCTTACCGCGAGCACGCCGATCGTCGACGTGCGTGCGACGGAAGCGGTAACCTCGAAAGGCCGCATCCCGGCGCGCGCCGTCGTGATCCCGGGAACGCTGCCCAAACGCTTCCCCGCCGGCGAATACGGCGTTCCGTGTGCCCTGATCATCGGCACGCGTACGGAAGCGACCGACCGAAAGACGTCGCTGAACGCTGCGCTCCGCGAATACGAGGTAGCGGTCTAG
- a CDS encoding pyridoxal phosphate-dependent aminotransferase encodes MFNPRVLEIPGSLIRSIAAKRQPSSIDLGLGEPSLRPNMAHFEHAMAYVREHGVKYTQNAGEHALREAIARHYHYPQMHRVENVCVTTGSQEAMFVTIKTLLDPSCDELLIVEPAFPAYAKMAALEGITARGVAMDEAHDFAFDAERIIAAIGERTRAIVICSPNNPSGRVISRDQADILVRALERRSGDPIWIIHDEIYREQTYIENEAYLADSYPYTIVTNSLSKSNALTGLRLGWILAPHEFIEQAIKAHAWVTSCTDTFAQQVGLHVFTTLGGVGEHVEWYRRQQAAVVNALRKSELRFIEPEGSFYACVRLPDGVPSLDAAIALVEEYDVVAIPGIAFGAMFDAWLRLSWVAPIERVTEGIDRIAEYCRSNALVS; translated from the coding sequence GTGTTCAATCCACGCGTCTTAGAGATTCCGGGTTCGCTCATCCGCAGCATCGCGGCCAAACGTCAACCGAGTTCGATCGACCTCGGCTTAGGAGAGCCCTCGCTCAGGCCCAACATGGCGCACTTCGAACACGCCATGGCGTACGTTCGCGAGCATGGCGTGAAGTACACGCAGAACGCTGGCGAGCACGCGCTGCGGGAAGCGATCGCCCGGCACTACCACTACCCGCAAATGCACCGCGTCGAAAATGTCTGCGTGACGACCGGCTCGCAAGAAGCGATGTTCGTGACGATCAAGACCTTGCTCGATCCGTCGTGCGATGAACTGCTCATCGTCGAGCCGGCCTTTCCGGCCTACGCAAAGATGGCCGCTCTCGAAGGCATCACCGCGCGCGGCGTGGCTATGGACGAAGCGCACGATTTCGCGTTCGACGCCGAACGTATCATCGCGGCGATCGGCGAACGCACGCGCGCCATCGTGATCTGCTCCCCGAATAATCCCAGCGGCCGCGTGATCTCACGCGACCAAGCCGACATCCTGGTGCGAGCGCTCGAACGGCGCTCGGGCGATCCTATCTGGATCATCCACGACGAAATCTATCGCGAGCAAACCTATATCGAAAACGAAGCCTACCTTGCAGACAGCTATCCCTATACGATCGTTACGAATTCGCTGAGCAAGAGTAATGCGCTCACCGGGTTGCGCCTGGGATGGATCCTCGCTCCCCACGAGTTTATCGAACAGGCGATCAAGGCGCATGCATGGGTGACGTCGTGCACGGATACATTCGCCCAACAGGTCGGCTTGCACGTCTTCACGACGCTCGGCGGCGTGGGAGAGCACGTGGAGTGGTATCGGCGCCAGCAAGCGGCGGTCGTCAACGCACTGCGCAAGAGCGAGTTGCGCTTCATCGAACCCGAGGGGAGTTTCTACGCGTGCGTACGCTTACCCGACGGCGTGCCGTCGCTGGATGCCGCGATCGCATTGGTGGAAGAGTACGACGTCGTTGCCATCCCGGGCATCGCATTCGGAGCGATGTTCGATGCATGGCTGCGCCTGAGTTGGGTCGCGCCGATCGAGCGCGTCACCGAAGGCATCGACCGCATCGCCGAATACTGCCGCAGCAACGCACTCGTTTCGTAA